From the genome of Colletotrichum higginsianum IMI 349063 chromosome 4, whole genome shotgun sequence, one region includes:
- a CDS encoding Carboxylic ester hydrolase codes for MMCNVKFVATFAGLLASVSAGPSVRLGNGLTVQGRIVPDAPKVAEFLGIPYAAPPLDDLRWEPPQPYVVPQSSSPFANGTVLNATSLPPSCWQYISIHPAIQRVDVPEFMIGDAGMDEDCLTASVWVPADAVPAGKQTETEGEDEGLPVIIWFYGGGFETGGTDVPYQMPQNWIQRSQSHILVTFNYRMKLFGFPNSAALEEQNLGLMDQRFAVEWIRDNIAQFGGDPDRMTIWGHSAGAVAVDYYSFAYAEDPIVRGLIMDSGTAHLDQLMNHDDSHSNFTFVAQQLGCGNLTDAAAELACMRKIPAEKLERFVADYKDSEVSPSIGFSPQVDNKIVFANYTEKAALGEMSDLPAIIGFNAAEGLFLAPYDAENGPDPAVADSLSYTFFWCPTTKTTNERLAAGRTTYRYYYSAVFNNTSPRPWMGAYHGSELPMIFGTHADFRGNSTAFEYELSHVMMDAYAAFVKDSTAGLDAIGWPAYTADSRLVRSYGENNNVTAGRRTLSAIEEECAALGLL; via the exons ATGATGTGTAACGTCAAGTTCGTAGCCACcttcgccggcctcctcgcctcgGTGAGTGCCGGCCCCAGCGTCCGACTCGGAAACGGCCTCACGGTCCAGGGCCGGATCGTCCCCGACGCCCCCAAGGTGGCCGAGTTCCTGGGCATCCCCTACGCCGCGCcgcccctcgacgacctgcgATGGGAGCCTCCACAGCCCTACGTCGTCCCGCAGTCCAGCTCTCCCTTCGCCAATGGTACCGTGCTCAACGCTacctctctccctccttcttgcTGGCAGTACATCTCCATCCACCCGGCCATCCAGCGCGTCGATGTCCCCGAGTTCATGATCGGTGACGCCGGCATGGACGAGGACTGTCTCACCGCCAGCGTGTGGGTCCCCGCCGACGCTGTTCCTGCCGGCAAGcagaccgagaccgagggcgaagacgagggtcTTCCAGTCATCATCTGGTTCTACGGCGGCGGTTTCGAGACGGGTGGCACCGACGTGCCCTACCAGATGCCGCAGAACTGGATCCAGCGCTCGCAGTCGCACATCCTGGTCACCTTCAACTACCGCATGAAGCTCTTCGGCTTTCCCAACTCggcggccctcgaggagCAGAACCTCGGCCTGATGGATCAGCGCTTCGCTGTCGAGTGGATCCGCGATAACATCGCCCagttcggcggcgacccggaCCGCATGACCATCTGGGGCcactcggccggcgccgtcgccgttgacTACTACAGCTTCGCCTACGCCGAGGACCCCATCGTCCGGGGCCTCATCATGGACTCCGGCACGGCCCACCTGGACCAGCTGATGAACCACGACGACAGCCACTCCAACTTCACTTTCGTCGCCCAGCAGTTGGGCTGCGGGAACCtgaccgacgccgccgccgagctggcaTGCATGCGCAAGATTCCTGCCGAGAAGCTTGAGCGTTTTGTGGCCGACTACAAGGACTCCGAGGTCTCGCCCTCGATCGGTTTCTCTCCTCAGGTCGACAACAAGATCGTCTTTGCCAACTACACGGAGAAGGCCGCCCTAGGAGAGATGTCTGACTTG cccgccatcatcggcttcAACGCTGCCGAgggcctcttcctcgcccccTACGATGCCGAGAACGGCCCTGAtcccgccgtcgccgacagcTTGTCCTACACCTTCTTCTGGTGTCCTACCACCAAGACCACCAA CGAGCGCCTGGCCGCCGGCAGGACGACGTACCGCTACTACTACTCGGCCGTCTTCAACAACACGTCCCCGCGCCCGTGGATGGGCGCTTACCACGGCAGCGAGCTCCCCATGATCTTCGGGACGCACGCCGACTTCCGCGGCAACTCGACGGCCTTCGAGTACGAGCTGAGCCACGTCATGATGGACGCCTACGCCGCTTTCGTCAAGGACTCGACGGCCGGCCTGGACGCCATCGGATGGCCTGCCTACACGGCCGACAGTCGCCTGGTCCGCAGCTATGGCGAGAACAACAACGTCACCGCTGGCCGGCGGACTCTTTCTGCTATCGAGGAGGAGTGCGCGGCTTTGGGGCTGTTGTAG